The following proteins come from a genomic window of Thiothrix winogradskyi:
- the sctN gene encoding type III secretion system ATPase SctN, with protein MRPRTPLSHVTERLRNNLEKCTPLVLHGRIVQVTGTVVRAIVPRVKLGELCLLKNSGDTREIPAEVIGFEQNIALLAPIGDMQGVSAHTQVITTGKMLEVGVGEHLRGCVLDGIGRVQETPGRSLPTFTEYYPIYANPPDPLSRDRVSDPLSLGIRSMDALITCGIGQRIGVFAGAGVGKSSLLSMLVQHADVDVYVVALIGERGREVREFMEEALGEEGMQKTILIVATSDRPAIERLKAAYVATAVAEYFRDKGNNVLLLMDSLTRFARAQREIGLAAGEAPARRGFPPSVFSELPKLVERAGNSDKGSITAFYTVLVEGDDMSDPIADEVRSLLDGHIMLSRDLAAGNHYPAVDILASLSRIMPQLVSTQHRAAAAHLRTLLAKYKEIEFLLRVGEYKHGSDPLADEAIRKMDEILRFLKQPSHEYSSFDDTINWLIQLAG; from the coding sequence ATGAGACCACGCACCCCACTGAGCCACGTCACCGAACGCTTGCGCAATAACCTCGAAAAATGCACACCACTGGTATTACACGGGCGCATTGTGCAAGTGACCGGCACGGTAGTCCGCGCCATTGTGCCGCGTGTCAAACTGGGTGAATTGTGCCTGTTAAAAAACAGCGGCGATACACGCGAAATTCCGGCGGAAGTGATCGGTTTTGAGCAAAATATTGCACTGCTTGCACCGATAGGCGATATGCAAGGCGTATCCGCGCACACCCAAGTCATTACCACTGGCAAAATGCTGGAGGTCGGGGTTGGCGAACATCTACGCGGCTGTGTACTCGATGGCATTGGGCGTGTACAAGAAACCCCCGGCAGATCCTTACCTACTTTCACCGAATACTACCCCATCTACGCCAACCCACCCGATCCACTCTCCCGTGATCGGGTGAGCGACCCGCTCTCCTTGGGGATTCGTTCAATGGATGCACTGATTACTTGCGGCATCGGGCAACGCATCGGCGTCTTTGCCGGTGCAGGGGTTGGCAAAAGCTCCTTACTCAGCATGTTGGTGCAACACGCCGATGTCGATGTTTACGTGGTTGCCCTCATCGGCGAACGTGGGCGCGAAGTCCGTGAATTCATGGAAGAAGCCCTTGGCGAGGAGGGTATGCAAAAAACCATCCTCATCGTTGCTACCTCTGACCGCCCAGCGATTGAACGTCTCAAAGCCGCTTATGTTGCCACAGCGGTTGCCGAATACTTCCGTGATAAAGGCAATAATGTTTTATTGCTAATGGATTCGCTTACCCGCTTTGCACGGGCGCAACGTGAAATTGGCTTAGCTGCCGGGGAAGCCCCCGCCCGACGTGGTTTTCCACCCTCGGTATTTTCAGAACTGCCCAAACTGGTCGAACGCGCAGGCAATTCAGACAAAGGTTCAATCACCGCGTTTTACACCGTGCTGGTAGAAGGCGACGATATGAGTGACCCGATTGCCGATGAAGTACGCTCCTTGCTGGATGGGCACATTATGCTGTCACGCGATCTGGCAGCGGGCAACCATTATCCGGCGGTCGACATCCTCGCCAGCCTGAGCCGTATTATGCCGCAATTGGTCAGCACGCAGCATCGCGCTGCGGCAGCGCATCTGCGGACTTTGTTGGCAAAATACAAGGAAATCGAATTTTTGCTGCGGGTTGGTGAATACAAACACGGCTCCGACCCGCTGGCAGACGAAGCGATCCGCAAGATGGATGAAATTCTGCGCTTCCTCAAACAACCTTCCCACGAATATTCCAGTTTTGATGACACCATCAACTGGCTAATACAACTGGCAGGATAA
- a CDS encoding EscU/YscU/HrcU family type III secretion system export apparatus switch protein, with amino-acid sequence MSGDSSQEKTEQPSSRKLEKARKQGQVARSNDVASALIMLFTVLYFMLAWDWIMDQFKEMFSIVPRLYTMPFPQAVEIGFKAMFESAMYGIAVPFAMITVVAGILGNMVQFGFVFSFDPVIPKLEKVSLSSGFKRIFSAKQFVTTLLSLLKTIIIGAILLIVLHIGLSELLHSIKQCNVECQQTVVEDLTSQLMLFILPMLLFMAVLDFLFQRQEFIKDQRMTKEEVKKEMKDIFGDPHVRSARQGIRRELSEQDIKKRISTARLVILDMGVAVALQYEAGTTPLPIIVAIGKNNMSRKMAEIAVIENIPLISDPGLVQDLLSEGKLDQYIPEKTIDRIANLLRQHQGKAKK; translated from the coding sequence ATGAGCGGTGATAGCAGCCAAGAAAAAACCGAACAACCCAGTTCGCGTAAACTGGAAAAAGCCCGCAAACAAGGGCAGGTAGCACGCAGCAATGATGTCGCTTCGGCGTTGATCATGCTGTTTACCGTGCTGTATTTTATGCTGGCATGGGACTGGATCATGGACCAGTTCAAGGAAATGTTCAGCATTGTACCCCGCTTATACACCATGCCTTTTCCTCAAGCCGTGGAAATTGGGTTTAAAGCCATGTTTGAAAGTGCCATGTACGGCATCGCAGTGCCGTTTGCGATGATCACCGTAGTCGCAGGTATTCTCGGCAATATGGTGCAGTTTGGTTTTGTATTCTCCTTCGACCCGGTTATCCCCAAACTCGAAAAAGTCAGCTTATCCAGTGGCTTCAAACGCATTTTTTCCGCCAAACAATTCGTCACGACCTTACTCTCACTATTGAAAACTATCATTATCGGGGCAATTTTGCTGATTGTATTGCACATAGGGCTTAGCGAATTATTACACTCCATCAAACAGTGCAATGTTGAATGCCAACAAACTGTCGTCGAAGACTTAACCAGCCAACTCATGTTGTTCATTTTGCCCATGCTATTGTTCATGGCGGTGTTGGACTTCTTGTTCCAGAGACAGGAATTCATTAAAGATCAGCGCATGACCAAAGAAGAAGTCAAAAAAGAAATGAAGGACATTTTTGGGGATCCGCATGTACGTTCCGCGCGTCAAGGCATTCGGCGTGAACTCTCCGAGCAGGACATCAAGAAGCGTATTAGTACCGCTCGGCTGGTGATTCTCGACATGGGGGTTGCGGTTGCGTTGCAATACGAGGCAGGCACTACGCCTCTGCCCATTATTGTGGCTATCGGTAAAAATAATATGTCACGCAAAATGGCGGAAATTGCCGTAATTGAAAACATACCGTTAATCAGTGATCCGGGGTTAGTGCAAGATTTGCTTAGCGAGGGCAAATTAGACCAATACATACCCGAAAAAACCATTGATAGGATCGCTAATTTATTGCGCCAACACCAAGGGAAGGCAAAAAAATAA
- the sctT gene encoding type III secretion system export apparatus subunit SctT: METDALQSWLLAWAFTAPRVLVAFALLPIMTEPIVPRTLRNGVIMTMSLFILPLTHEQFLNIELNMLTMLGILVKEALLGLLLGYTLSVPFWAVKAAGFLIDMQRGVMSAVYFSPLTANMVSPLGALFNLLLTTLLLVSGGFLILLQTLYFSYQTWPIDQFFPQFTLEVASFFLQQLDLLLYTSLLIAGPFIGMMFLVDFGLGMVGRFLPQLNVFLAAMPVKSGLVFFMLALYIGFLAEYLKDGFFRMGNNLTILDALLR; encoded by the coding sequence ATGGAAACCGATGCACTGCAATCATGGCTATTGGCTTGGGCATTTACCGCGCCTAGGGTTTTGGTTGCGTTTGCATTATTGCCGATAATGACTGAACCCATCGTCCCCCGCACCTTGCGCAATGGGGTCATTATGACCATGAGTCTGTTTATTTTACCGCTCACCCACGAGCAGTTTCTCAATATTGAGCTGAACATGCTAACGATGCTTGGCATTCTAGTGAAAGAAGCGCTGTTAGGGCTTTTATTGGGTTACACCCTGAGCGTGCCATTCTGGGCAGTGAAAGCGGCTGGCTTTTTAATCGACATGCAACGCGGGGTCATGAGTGCAGTATACTTCTCACCTCTGACCGCGAATATGGTGTCACCGCTGGGTGCATTATTTAACCTATTGCTTACTACCTTATTATTGGTATCGGGCGGCTTTTTAATCTTGTTACAAACACTCTATTTCAGCTACCAAACCTGGCCGATAGATCAGTTTTTCCCGCAGTTTACGCTAGAGGTTGCCTCGTTCTTCCTACAACAACTGGACTTGCTGTTATATACCAGCTTACTTATCGCCGGACCATTTATTGGGATGATGTTTCTCGTCGATTTTGGCTTGGGCATGGTAGGGCGCTTTCTACCGCAACTTAACGTCTTCTTGGCAGCGATGCCTGTCAAAAGTGGTTTAGTCTTCTTCATGCTGGCATTGTACATCGGCTTTTTAGCGGAATACCTCAAAGACGGCTTTTTCCGCATGGGCAATAACCTCACGATATTGGATGCCTTATTGCGATGA
- the sctO gene encoding type III secretion system stalk subunit SctO: MSLEQLKTIRARRMEQRFIELQEQRRILQTHEQQLHEKEQELVSFGQWRLEHQEALFANLKNQPFAPQMLFEYQKNLEDLRLEEERLRAELADAQQGLQAATAQVQTAQQHSSEANLKLEKLKEIIKVQDDKKSREEPAQ, encoded by the coding sequence ATGAGCTTAGAACAGTTAAAAACCATTCGCGCCCGCCGCATGGAACAACGTTTCATCGAATTACAAGAACAACGCCGTATCTTGCAAACCCATGAACAACAACTGCATGAAAAAGAGCAGGAACTGGTCAGCTTCGGACAGTGGCGGCTGGAACATCAGGAAGCCCTGTTTGCCAACCTGAAAAACCAGCCGTTTGCCCCACAAATGCTGTTTGAATACCAGAAAAATCTGGAAGACTTACGCTTGGAAGAAGAACGCCTACGCGCTGAACTTGCCGATGCCCAACAAGGCTTACAAGCTGCTACCGCCCAAGTACAAACCGCACAACAGCATTCTAGCGAAGCCAACCTGAAACTGGAAAAGCTCAAGGAAATCATTAAAGTGCAGGACGATAAAAAGTCCCGCGAAGAGCCTGCTCAATAA
- the sctV gene encoding type III secretion system export apparatus subunit SctV: MQSSASQDFLTNLTRRSDIALALLLVAIIAMMILPMPTLLMDMLIALNMSIAILLMMLGIYISHPLAISSFPSILLLTTLFRLSLSIATTRLILLEADAGHIIQTFGEFVVGGNLIVGLVVFLIITIVQFIVITKGSERIAEVSARFSLDAMPGKQMSIDSDMRAGLITLADARHRRSNLEKESQLYGALDGAMKFVKGDAIAGLIIIMVNLIGGITIGTMQRGMPMGEAVELYSILTIGDGLVSQIPALFISITAGIIVTRVRGEDDNNLGTDIGGQVLAQPSALLAAAGIVGAMGLIPGFPTIVFFFLAILLGFTGMALRKVQNQMEFADAEITTVIGQQDSSKMALASSSETHAALEDMQPLSPALVELPAQAKNLFSLDALNQDFMRIRRDFYQDMGVPLPGISLRISSQLNDDSYRISIRGVPVAQGNLKPVSAAATATALPSAPGDKAAADLVASGTRPTPDNIQAISLHLAYILRKHAAEFIGIQEMHTLYTKLEQASYSELVREVQRAVNTPKTVDVFRRLLNEGVSIRDLRQILGTLVEFGEIEKDTSMLAERVRISLKRQLSYTFTNGTGVLPVYMFAPETEKLLQNSLRQTPNGVFFALNPDATEQFTKALRELETEHAKDKVRPVILTNLELRRHIRRHIETSFPDLPVISVQELTTSISLNPIGEVRLT; encoded by the coding sequence ATGCAGTCCAGCGCCTCACAAGATTTTCTCACCAACCTAACCCGGCGCAGTGACATAGCGCTGGCGTTATTGCTGGTCGCGATCATTGCCATGATGATTTTGCCCATGCCCACCCTGCTCATGGACATGCTGATTGCTTTGAATATGAGCATTGCAATCTTATTGATGATGTTGGGCATTTACATTTCACACCCACTGGCAATCTCCTCATTTCCCTCCATTTTATTACTGACCACACTATTCCGCTTATCCTTGAGTATTGCCACCACCCGTTTGATTTTATTGGAAGCAGACGCTGGTCATATTATTCAAACCTTCGGCGAATTTGTGGTCGGTGGTAACTTGATTGTGGGTTTGGTCGTGTTTCTGATCATTACGATTGTGCAATTCATCGTCATTACCAAGGGGTCAGAACGTATCGCTGAAGTCAGCGCCCGTTTCTCGCTAGATGCCATGCCCGGTAAACAGATGAGTATCGACAGCGATATGCGGGCGGGTCTCATTACCTTAGCGGATGCCCGTCACCGTCGTTCTAATCTCGAAAAAGAAAGCCAGTTGTACGGCGCACTCGATGGTGCAATGAAATTCGTCAAAGGGGATGCAATTGCGGGGCTAATCATCATCATGGTCAACCTCATTGGTGGCATCACCATTGGCACGATGCAACGCGGAATGCCGATGGGAGAAGCGGTGGAACTCTATTCCATTCTCACCATTGGTGACGGGTTGGTATCACAAATCCCTGCCCTGTTCATTTCGATTACCGCCGGTATTATCGTTACCCGTGTGCGTGGCGAAGATGATAACAATCTGGGAACAGACATCGGTGGGCAAGTACTCGCACAACCCAGTGCTTTGCTAGCTGCTGCCGGTATCGTTGGCGCAATGGGGTTAATTCCCGGATTCCCCACCATCGTGTTCTTTTTCCTCGCGATTTTGCTAGGCTTTACCGGTATGGCATTGCGTAAGGTACAAAACCAAATGGAATTTGCCGATGCTGAAATCACCACGGTGATCGGTCAGCAAGACAGCAGCAAAATGGCTCTTGCCAGCAGTAGTGAAACCCATGCCGCATTGGAAGACATGCAACCACTCTCACCCGCTCTGGTCGAACTCCCTGCACAAGCCAAAAACTTGTTCTCACTCGATGCATTAAATCAAGACTTTATGCGTATCCGCCGTGATTTCTATCAAGACATGGGTGTGCCATTACCCGGTATCAGCCTACGCATTTCCTCGCAATTAAATGATGACAGCTACCGAATTTCGATTCGCGGTGTCCCCGTGGCGCAAGGCAATCTCAAACCCGTCAGTGCAGCGGCAACAGCCACCGCACTACCCTCAGCGCCTGGCGACAAAGCCGCTGCTGACTTGGTAGCCAGTGGCACACGCCCAACACCTGACAATATTCAGGCCATCAGCCTTCACCTCGCCTACATATTGCGCAAACACGCAGCGGAATTCATTGGCATTCAGGAAATGCACACGCTCTACACCAAACTGGAACAAGCCAGTTACAGCGAACTGGTGCGCGAAGTACAACGTGCGGTCAACACGCCGAAAACAGTGGATGTGTTCCGGCGTTTGCTCAATGAAGGCGTTTCTATTCGCGACCTCCGCCAAATTCTCGGCACACTGGTCGAGTTTGGTGAAATCGAAAAAGACACCAGCATGTTGGCAGAACGGGTGCGCATCAGCCTCAAACGCCAGTTGTCTTACACCTTCACCAATGGCACCGGGGTATTGCCAGTCTACATGTTCGCCCCCGAAACCGAGAAATTGTTGCAAAACAGCCTGCGCCAAACCCCCAATGGCGTATTTTTTGCGCTTAATCCCGATGCCACCGAACAATTCACCAAGGCATTGCGAGAACTCGAAACCGAACACGCTAAAGACAAAGTGCGCCCGGTTATCCTCACCAATCTGGAATTGCGCCGCCATATTCGCCGCCATATCGAAACCAGCTTCCCCGACTTGCCCGTCATCTCGGTACAGGAACTCACCACCAGCATTTCCTTAAACCCTATTGGCGAGGTCAGGCTGACATGA
- a CDS encoding NfeD family protein — MEQEKQQMTLAQRLRKSWADLRQTNVRAQAHYTVFRTTQHIKNKHGLVKRYQQRFIAGWEKWLGVGAGITGLLMLLNPDGLWRWQFVLVLIGVLIAPLLADLWHSLKKVFTEYPGKQLIGQVITLEEALVDGIGSIRLDNLEWQLAGVDCPVGTQVKIIAINDRTLYITPLNPTA; from the coding sequence ATGGAACAAGAAAAACAGCAAATGACCTTGGCTCAGCGTTTACGAAAAAGCTGGGCAGATTTAAGACAAACTAACGTGCGGGCGCAAGCACACTACACGGTTTTCCGTACCACGCAGCATATAAAAAACAAACATGGCTTGGTTAAACGATACCAGCAACGTTTTATCGCAGGGTGGGAAAAATGGCTGGGTGTTGGCGCTGGCATCACCGGTTTATTAATGCTCCTTAACCCTGACGGTCTGTGGCGCTGGCAGTTTGTGCTCGTCCTTATTGGCGTGTTAATCGCACCGCTGTTAGCGGACTTGTGGCATTCCCTTAAAAAAGTATTCACCGAATACCCCGGCAAACAACTTATCGGACAAGTGATCACGCTTGAAGAAGCGCTTGTGGATGGCATCGGCAGTATCCGTTTAGATAACTTGGAGTGGCAACTGGCGGGAGTCGATTGCCCTGTCGGAACACAGGTAAAAATTATTGCTATTAATGATAGGACTTTATACATAACGCCCCTAAACCCAACCGCATAA